DNA sequence from the Amycolatopsis sp. Hca4 genome:
GAGCTGGGGTGGCGAAGACCCTTGTCGTCGTCGGTGCCGGACCTGGTCTGGGGATGGGCGTGGCCCGCGCGTTCGGCCGGCAGGGCTTCCAGGTCGGGCTGATCGCCCGGAACAAGGACACGCTCGACGGTCTGGTCGGCGAGCTGGCCGAACTCGGGGTGACCGCTGCGGCGTTTCCTGCCGACATCCGTGATCGTGCCGCGCTGACCGAGGCCCTCGCCGCGGCCCGGCAGGCGCTGGGGCCCGTCGATGTGCTGGAGTACAGCCCCAGCCCGACCGGCGCGATCACCCACGCCGCGCAGACCACGGTCGCGTCCGCCACCGAGCAGTTCGAGCTGCACGTGCTGGGTGCGGTGACGGCCGTGGGACAGGTGTTGCCGGGCATGCGTGCCCGCGGCGAGGGGACACTGCTGCTGACCACGGGCGTGTCCTCCACGATCGCCGCGCCGTTCCTGGCCAACGTGGGCCTGGCCATGGCGGGCTTGCGCAACTGGGCGCACGCCCTGCACGCCGAACTGCGACCGCAGGGGATCCACGTGGCAACGGTGACGATCGCGTCCGGTGTCATTCCCGGCGACGAGGTTGCCGACCCCGACGTGATCGGTGCCCGCTACTACGGCCTGTACCGCCGGCGAGACCGTGCCGAAGAGGTCATCGGTGACCTCGAGGCGTTCCGCGCCCTCGTCGCCGGGAGCTGAACACCCTGGCACAGCGAAGGGCCCCACCCGGCATTTCGGGTGGGGCCCTTCAGCGTCCGTAGGTCAGTCGGCGACGGGAGCGAGCTTGCCGGCCTCCCAGGCCGCGCGGCGCTCGGCCTGCAGCACCGGGTCCGCGACCGGCGCTGCCGACAGCAGGCGCTTCGTGTACTCCTGCTGCGGCGAGTGCAGCACCTGGTCACGCGTGCCGACCTCGACCAGCTTGCCGTGCTGCATCACCGCGACGCGGTCGGCCAGCAGGTCGACCACCGCCAGGTCGTGGCTGATGAACAGGCACGCGAACTGCAGCGACTGCTGCAGGTCGAGGAACAGGTCCAGCACGCGGGCCTGCACCGACACGTCCAGCGCCGACGTCGGCTCGTCCGCGATCAGCAGCGCCGGGTCGAGGGACAGCGCGCGGGCGATCGCGACGCGCTGGCGCTGGCCGCCGGACAGCTCGTGCGGGTAGCGGTTCATGTAGTGCCCGCCCAGCTCGACCTTGTCGAGCAGCGAACGCACCCGGGCCGACAGCTCCTTGCCGGACAGCACCTTGTGCAGCACCATCGGCTCGGCGATCGACTCGCCGATCGTCATCTTCGGGTCCAGCGTCGACGCCGGGTCCTGGAACACGATCGAGAAGTACCGGCGAAGCGGGCGAAGCTCCTTCGCCGACATCTTCGTGATGTCCTTGCCCGCGATGGACACCGTGCCCTCGGTCGGGTCGAGCAGGCGGATCGCGCAGCGGCCGACCGTCGACTTGCCCGAACCGGACTCGCCGACCAGGCCGACGATCTCGCCCTTGGCGATGGTCAGCGAGACGTCGTCGACCGCGCGGTTCTTGCCCTGGCCGCGGCGGCCGGGGTACTCGAGCACCAGGTTCTTGATCTCCAGGGCCGGCGCGGCCTCCTCGATCACGGCCTCCAGCTCGGCGTCGGCCAGCCGGATCTCCTCGGCGATCTTGGCCGCCTCGGTGCTGTCGGTGGCGATCCCGGTGTCGTCGAGCAGGCGGCGGCCCTCGGGACGCTGCCCCAGGACCGGCACCGCGGCCAGCAGCCGCCGGGTGTAGTCCTCCTTCGGCGACGCGAACAGCTCGCGCACCGGCGCCTCTTCGACGATCTCGCCCTGGTACATCACGATCACGCGGTCGGCCATGTCGGCGACGACGCCCATGTCGTGGGTGATCAGCACGATCGCCGTGTCGAGGGTGTCGCGCAGCTTGCGCAGCAGGCCCAGGATCTCGGCCTGGACCGTGACGTCGAGCGCCGTGGTCGGCTCGTCGGCGATGATCACCTTCGGGTCGCACGCGATCGCCATGGCGATGACGACGCGCTGGCGCAGACCGCCTGAGAGCTGGTGCGGGTACTGCTTGAACCGCTGGTCGGGGTTCGGGATGCCGACCATGTCGAGCAGCTCGACCGCCCGCTTGTCCGCGGCGTCCTTGGCGATGTCGAGGTGCGAACGCAGGGCCTCGCGCAGCTGCCACCCGACCGTGTAGACCGGGTTCAGCGCCGTCATCGGCTCCTGGAAGATCATCGCGACCTGGTTGCCGCGGATCTTCTGCATGTCCTTCTCTTTGAGGTCCGCCAGGTTGCGCTCGCCGAGGCGCAGCTCACCGGCGATCCGGCTGGTCTTGGGCAGCAGGCCCAGCACCGACATCGACGTGACGGACTTGCCGGACCCGGACTCCCCGACCACGGCCACGATCTCGCCGGGCTGCACGTCGAACCCGATGCCCTTGACGGCGTCGACGACGCCGTCCTCGGTCTGGAACGACACGCTGAGGTCCGAGATCGACAGAACGGACCCGGACACGCCGGCGACGTCCGCCGAAGTTGCTTCAGTGCTCACCAAGATGCCCTTCGTGGGGGTACAGACGGTCGCGACGCGGCGGTCGCGACTCGCGCGAGGATAACCGAGGGTGTCCCCGACGAAGGTCGGAGCACGGGAATTACGCTCAACCCGTGATCTCCCCGGTATCCCGACGGCTGCTGTTCGTCCACGCCCATCCCGACGACGAAAGCATCACCACCGGCGCCTCGATTGCACGATACGCCGCCGAGGGCGCCGACGTGACCGTGGTGACCTGCACACTCGGCGAAGAGGGCGAGATCATGGCCGGCCTGCCGGAGCTGGCCGGGCTGGGCGCCTGGGCCGCCGACCAGCTGGGCGGCTACCGCGTCGCCGAGCTGGAGGCCGCCTGCGCCGCGCTGGGGGTTTCGCGGCACCGTTTCCTGGGCGGGATCGGCCGGTGGCGGGACTCGGGCATGGCGGGCACGCCGTCGGCGTCACACCCGCGGGCGTTCACCGGTGGCAGCGCCGAGGAGCAGGCCGCGCAGCTGGCGGAGGTCCTCGACGAGGTCCGGCCCCAGGTCGTCGTCACCTACGACGCCTTCGGCGGCTACGGCCACCCCGACCACATCCGCGCCCACGACATCACGATGGCGGCCGCCGCCGGAGCCGGGTCGGTCCAGCGGGTGTTCCACACGGTGACGTCGCGGAGCGCGGTCCGTGCCGGGCTGGCCGCGCTGCGTGCCGGAGAGGCCCGCTACCGCGTCCCGGACGACGACGAGCTCCCCGCGACGCCCGACGAGGAGATCACCACCGTGGTCGACGTCACCGAGTACGTCCCGGCGAAGCTGGCGGCCCTGCGCGCGCACGCGACGCAGCTGGCCGTGGTCGACGGCGCCGTCCCGTACTTCGCGCTGACCAACGAGATCGCCCAGCCGATCCCCGTGAAGGACTGCTTCGTGCTGGCCCACGGCCCGGCCGAGGGCGCGGCGGACGACCTGTTCGGCGGGCTGTGACGGTGGCGGAGCGGCTGACGCTCGAGCAACGGCTGCTGCTCGCGCTGCTCGTCGCCGACACGGTGCTGTTCGCCCTGCTCGAGCTGTTCTTCCTGCCGCTGCGGATCGGCGTGGTCCCGGTGCCGGTGACGGTACTGGTGGGCGCCGTCACCACGCCGTGGCTGGTGTGGACGACGGCGAAGCTGGTGCGGCCCGCCCTTTCCTGGGTACCCCTCGCCGTGTGGGTGCTCGTCGTGTTCGGGGTCGGCCTGCTGGGCCCGGGCGGTGACCTGGTGCTGATCCAGGACTGGCGGGCGTTGCTGTTGCTCGGCGCGAGCGCGCTGCCGGGCGCGATGGTGCTGGGCGGCGCACCGCGCCGGACGGCGGGAAGGGGACCGGGACGTGGCTGAGGCGATCTCCGACCGGCAGGTCGTGGCGGTGCTGCGGCCGTTCGTGCGTGCGTGCGGGCCGATGCTGGACGCGCTGCGCGAGTCCGACCCGTTCGGCCTGCAGGCGCGGGCCGCCGAGGACATGGCCGAGGTCGAATCCGGGCTGAAAGCGAAGCTGATCCACGGGGTGACGTCGGTCAAGGTCCCGGGCACCGCGGCGTGGGCCCGGATGACCGGCTACGACCGGTCGAGCTGGTGGATGAACCGCGTGGGGCGCTTCACGGCGCTGCTGACGTCGATCCCGGGCCTCGGCGGCGCACTGGCCGACCGCCTGCCGGTCCAGGACACCCTCGGCGCGGCCTCCCAGGGCCTGCTGTTGTGCGCGATCGCGGGCGAGTACGGGGTGACCGACGTCGGCACGCGCGTGCGGCTCATCGCGTCCGTCCTCTTCGAACGCGACATCGACCCGGATCTCGCGGCGGGTAGGCACGCGGAGCACGACGAAGCCGCGGAGGCGGATGAAGCGGCGAAATTGACCGAGGAACTGCGGGCGTCGGAGAGGAAGCACGGAAAGGCCACGGTGAAGGCGGCCGGCCGGACCCTGTGGCGGCTCGGCCGGGGCTTGCTCGGGATCACCGGGGAGCTGGAGAAGCGGCCGCGCGGCAACCTCTTCCACCGGGCGCTCGGCATGCTGCCGGTGGTCGGGGCGGCGGGGGACTACCTCGGTGAGCGGTCGGGGCTGCGCGTCGTGTGGAAGCGCGCCCACGTCTGGCTGACCGAGCACCGGGCCGCGTAACAACGGCGGTCGCGGCGCCGACTCTGGCCACGCCCGGCGCACCGGCGCCGGTTCCGGCGGCCGGGAGGAAGACAACCGTGACCATCTCCGACGGGCAGATCGTGGCCGTGCTGCGGCCGTTCGTGCGGGCCTGCGGGCCGGTGCTCGACTCGCTGCGGGACGCCGATCCGTTCGGGCTGCAGGCGCAGGGTGCGGAGGGCCTGGCCGGCGTCGAGTCCGGCCTGAAGGCGAAGCTCGTCAACGGGGTGACTTCGGTGAAGGTGCCCGGCACGGACGCGTGGGCGCGGATGAGCGGCCACGACCGGTCGAGCTGGTGGATGAACCGTGTCGGCCGCTTCGCGGCGGTGCTGACCGCGGTGCCCGGCCTCGGGGGCGCGCTCGCCGACCGGGTGCCGGTGCAGGACACCGTCGGCGCGGCGTCGCAAGGACTGCTGCTGTGCGCCATCGCCGGGGAGTACGGCGTCACCGACGTCGGCACCCGCGTGCGGCTGATCGCCTGGGTGCTGTTCGGCCGCGACATCCCGCCCGGGCTCGCCGCGGGCCGCGACGAAACCGCCGAAGCCGGGGCCACCGCCCGGCTCACCGAAGACCTCGCCGCGGCGGCACGGAAACACGGCAAGGCGACCGTCGGTGCCGCCGCGGGCACGCTGTGGCGGCTCGGCCGGAGCCTGCGCGAGCTCACCGAGGCGCTCGAAAAGCGGCCACGCGGGCGGTTGCTGCACCGCGCGATCGGCAAGGTGCCGGTCGTCGGCGTCGCGGGCAGCTACCTGAGCGAACGGGCGGGACTGCAGGAAGCCTGGCAGCGCGCCCACGTCTGGCTGACCGAGCACGCACCGCCGGCCACGGCCGCGCGCTGAACGTGACAGCGCGCACGCGGTGGCCCACCGCGTGCGCGCCCTTCACCACGGCACCGCGCTGGTCATTCCCGCGCGGTGCCGCCGCCAAACCTCAGTTCCAGAACTGGAACACGCTGAAGCCGATCTTCGCGCCGTCCACGTACCCGCCGAAGGCGTTGAAGATGGCGTAGGCGCCGTCCCACAGGGCGGCGTTCGCCGGGCGGAAGAACCACAGCAGCGCGAACAGGATGATCGGCGCCCACGGGCGGACCCGCGCGCCGAACTCGCGCGCCTGCGGGGGCAGGTACGGCTCGATCGCGCCCCAGCCGTCGAGGCCGGGGATCGGGAGGATGTTGAGGAGGAACGTCACCACCTGCAGCAGTGCCAGGTAGGACATCGCGATCACCAGGCCACCCGCCATCGGGACCAGCGCCACCACCAGCGCCAGCGCCGCACCGACCGCGAGGTTGCTCAGCGGCCCGGCCAGCGACACCCACGACGACGTCCCGCGCGAGCGCAGCGCGCCGCGGTTGATCCAGACCGCGCCGCCCGGCAGCGGGATGCCGCCGATGATGAGGAAGACCAACGGCAGGATGATCGACAGCACCGGATCGGTGTACTTCCGGACGTCCAGCGTCAGGTAACCCTTGTGGGCGACGCTGTAGTCACCGCCGCGGTAGGCGACCATCGCGTGCCCGAACTCGTGCAGCGACAGCGACGCCACCCAGCCGGCGGCGACGAAGATCACCACGCCCGCGATGAGCAGCGGGTCGCGGTCGCGGACGAAAACGGTGTTGATGTCACCGAACGCGGCCATGGCGCCACCGGCGACGGTGAGCGCGAGGATGCCGAGGAAGACCGGGCTGGGGCGCACTGCTGACTTCTGCACGTCCTCCAGTCTTCCGTATGCCCGGTGTGAAGTTACCGGCGTGTCCCCTTGCGCGATCGGGCCGGAACGTCCCCCGAACTCGCTACTCCGCTTGACCTGACCGCACTACACGGGTGTAATCACAGTGATGTCATTCGCCGCCGAGAGGGGACGGCGAGTGTCGTTTCACCACCGCCAGCCTGGGGAGTGCTAGGGAGCGAGGAGGCGGACGTGCGGTTGGAAGCCGATGGGAAGGAATGGGGGCACGTCATGAGTTGGGGCGAGATCCCGGAGCAGGCTCTGGGAGATCTCACCGAGCTCATCGATGCCACCGAAGAAGAGCAGGATTGGCAGGAACGCGCCCTGTGCGCGCAGACGGACCCGGAGGCGTTCTTCCCCGAGAAGGGCGGCTCGACCAGGGAAGCCAAGCGGATCTGCCTGGGCTGCGAGGTCAAGGACGAGTGCCTTGAGTACGCGCTGGCCCACGACGAACGCTTCGGCATCTGGGGCGGTCTGTCCGAGCGGGAGCGCCGCAAGCTGAAGAAACGAGCTATCTAGGGAGAGGTGTGTCCGCGGAACGCGCGGACCATGACCGCTCGTTTCAGTGTCTTCTGGGGGTGCAACCCCCAGACCCCGCCCGGGGGCAAGCCCCCGGACCCCCGGCGCGTGGCCGGGTTTGCGGTGAACTCGCGTAATGGCTTTCGGGCGAATCGCCGGTGATGCTTGCATCACCGGCGATTCCGCTTCGTGGACACGGCGTGGGTTCACCGTCGGGTGCTGAGGCGGGGCCGTAGGGTGGCCGGACCGACTCACCGCCTGATCTGGAGCGTTCGTTGCCCCCCGTCTCGCGCACCGCGCCCGTTCTGGCCATTGTGGTCTGTCACGACGGCGAAAACTGGCTGCCGCTGGCGCTTTCCGCGTTGCGCCGCAGCAGCGTCCGGCCCCGGCACGTGCTCGCCGTCGACACCGGCTCCACGGACGCGACCCCGCGGCTGCTCGCCGACGCCGCCGAGGACCCCGGGCCGGATTCTTCCCCCGTGCTCTCCGGGGTCATCACACTGTCGAGTGAAACCGGCTTCGCGGCCGCGGTCGCCGAAGCCGTCGCGCACGCCACCGAGCGCTGGGGCGACCCCGGTTCCTGGCTGTGGCTGCTGCACGACGACTGCGCGCCGGAACCCGACTGCCTCGAACAACTCCTGGCCGTGGCGACGAAGGAACCGTCGGCCACCGTGCTCGGCTCGCTCGGGCTCGACTGGACCGACCCGCGGCTGATCGTCGAAGCCGGCCTGTCCACCGATGCCTCCGGCCACCGCCAGCAGGTCGCCACGCCCGGCGAAGACCCGGTCGAGGTGCTCGCCGTGCCCAGCGCCGGCTCGCTCGTGCGCCGCGACGCCTGGGACGCCCTCGGCGGCTTCGACCCGGATTTCCCGTTGCTGCGCGAGGATCTCGACTTCGGCTGGCGCGCGAACGCCGCCGGCGGTGTGGTCCTGTCCGTGCCGCTCGCGCGGGTGCGCCACGCCCGCGCGGTGACCACCGGGCAACGCGCGGCGGACGCCCTCCCCGGTGCGCCGGCCGCCGCGAACCGCGCCCACGGGCTGCGCGTGTTCCTGGTGAACTGCTCGCCGTTTTCCTTCTGGCTCGGCATGATCCGGCTCCCGCTGCTGGCGGTGCTGCGTGCGCTCGCCTTCGTCCTGCTGCGCCGCACCGGCGAAGCACGGGCCGAGTTCGCCGCCGTCGCGTACCTCCTCAGTGGACGCGGCGGATTGCGCGCCGCGCGGGCCCGCCGTCGGCGGAATCCGCGGCCGGGCACGGTTCGCGGGCTCTTCACCGGCCGCTGGGCGCGGCTGCGCAACGCCGTCCGCGCCGGGGTCGTCGGCCTGGTGCGCCGCGGCGTCGAGAACGACGTCGCGCTCGGCCGGGTGCCCGAGACCGTCGAGACCGAGTCGGCGTGGGTGACGCCGGAAGCGCTCGACGCCCGCGAGAACCGCCCGGTCGGCCCCGACGCGCTGCCCGCGGGCGCGCTGCGCGGGGTCAGCTCGCGCGGGGCCGGGCTGCGCCGCCCGGGCACGCTCGTCGCCGTCACGCTGCCGGAAACCCCGGCGGCCCCGGTGCCCGACGACACCGCCCCGGACGAGACCCCTCCGGCCGAAGAGCCGGAACTCGTCTTCGTGGAGGTGAACCGCCGCCGGGTCCTCGCGGCCACGATCTTCGCGCCGCCGGTGGTCCTGCTGGTCGTGCTGACCGCGCTCGGCCTGGTCGTCAACCGCGCCCGGCTCGGCCTCGACCTCTTCGGCGGCAAGCTGCTCCCGGTGGGCGGCCTGGGGGAGCTCTGGACGTCGTACCTGACGCCGTGGCACGCGATCGCGGGCGGCACCGGCGCGCCCGCGTCCGCCACGGTGCCGGTGCTCGGCACGCTCGGCGCGCTGTTCGCGCCGATCGGCGGTCCCGCCGCGCTGGTGGCGATCCTCCTCATCGGCGACATCCCGCTCGCGGCACTGAGCGCGTACGCAGCGACGCGGCGGCTTCGCGTGCGCCGCTGGGTCCGCGCGGTCGTCGCCGCGACGTACGCGCTGCTGCCGGCCGCGACCGCCGGCGTGGCACAGGGCCGGCTCGACGTCGTCGTGGTGCACCTGGTGCTGCCGCTGGTGGCCGCGGGCATCGCCGGGCTGCTCGTGCACGCGGACACGCGCTGGCTGCACGTGTCCGCGCTGTCGGCGTTCGGTGTGGCGCTGCTCGGCGCGTTCTCGCCGCTGGCGCACGGCCTGGCGCTGGCCGGGCTGCTGATCGGGTTCGTCGTGCTGCCGGCGCCGACCGGGCTGGCGCGCCGGATCGCGTCGGTCGGGATCGTCGTGCTGCTGCCGCTGGCGCTGCTGCTGCCGTGGCCGACTGTGCTGCTGAAGCACCCGGAGCTGCTCGTGCAGGGCCTCGGCGGCGCGGCCGCGTCCGTGTCCGGCACCGACCTGGCCGGCCTCGACCCCGGCGGTCCGGGAGCGTGGCCGATCGGTGTCGCCGTGATCGCCGCGGCGCTGGTGGCGATGGTCGTCCGGCCGACGAAGCCGGCCGCCGGCGGGCTCGCGCTCGCGGCGCTGGGAGCGGGCGGGCTGGTCCTGGTCCGAGTGGTGACGGCGGTCCCGATGCAGGGCGGCGCGCCATCGCACGGCTACGCGGGCGTGCCCCTGCTGATCATCGGCGCCGGGCTGCTGTGGGTCGTGCTGGGATCGTGGCAGCGCGGCGGCACGGCCGCGGTCCCGGCGACGTGGCTGCCGAAGGTGATGGCGGTGGCCGGGGTGGCGGTGTTCCTGGCCCTGGCGGCGGGCGCGGTCGTGGTGGGTGCCCAGGGGCCACTGCGGGCAGGGGAGCGGCCATCGCTCGCCCCGGAGGTCACGGCCGAGCTGACGGCATCCGGCCGATCGGTGCTCGACCTGGCCCCGGACGCAACCCGCCAGACAGCCGGCCGCCTCCCACACCACGGCGACGACGAGCTGGCCCCGACACCGGGCACCCCGGCCCGCTTGGCGGCGTGGCGCCGCGCACTCGGCCAAGGCGACGCGCCGGCGGTCCAGGGCGCAGTGGCGGCCGCAGCGGCCGCGGGCGTCCAGTTCATCGTGTTGCCACCCGGAGTGGACCCGAGGGCGTACCCACCGCTGGCAAAGGAACTGTTGTCGGTGGCGGCCCCGACATCCGACGGCCGAGGAGTGCTCCGGCTCCTGCCCCCGGCGGGCCAGGTGATCTTGATCTCCCCGGAGCAGGCAAAAGCAGCGGTGACAGGAGGCCCAGCCCCGGGCAACGCACCGGGCGTGTCCCCGGTCCGAGCGGACCTGCCGGACGTACGCGTACGGGTATCGGAGGGCCCAACGGGACGCTTGCTGGTGCTGGCGGCAGAGCAGGAGGCGGGCTGGAAGGCATCGGTAGGAGGCAAGCCGGTCCCGATCGTGCCGGCCTGGGGCCACCAGGTGGCGGTATCGGTACCGCAGTCACCATCGGAGGTGACGGTGGAGTACCCGGGAACGGAACGCAATCTCCTCCTGCTGGCCCAGCTGGCAGCAGTGTTGTTCACCCTGTTGACGGCGGTCCCACCCACAAACGCGCGCAAATCAAAGAAGCGAGGTGGTCATCCCGTCGCCTGAGGCCGTCAAATCACTTTGAGCCGGGCCCGCAACCAACAGCGCGAAGTGGGGTCACTACGCAAGCTTGCGGGCCCGGCTCAAAGTGATAGGCCTCAATCAGGCGACGGGATGACCACCTCGCGACCCAACTCCATGACGTGAGTGGCAGCGTTAGCTGTGGTCATCCCGGAGCCTGCCTGTCCGGCGAGGACGCTTTTTTCTTTAGAGCCGCAGCTTCTCGCTCTGCCGCGGCAGACCTGGTTTCGCGGCTTCTGCTGCCGGTCTCTGCTTTTGCCGTGGTTTCGCTCTGCCGCGGCTCGGGAGCGGGTCCGACCTCCCCCGCCCCTCCGGTGGGATTTTCAGCCGCCGGGTGGGTTTGTCAAGGCGGGAAAGCGTGCCTTGACAAACCCGACCGCCGGCTGAAGGGATCGCAGGGATGAGGGGCGGGGGAGGTCTGGTGAGGTGGTTGGTCGCCTTGCGTTACCGGCTGCCGGTTCGCGCCGTCCGTTCGGCCGCCGGTTTGCGTTGTGGGGTTCGGCCGGCGGTTCGCAGCGGCCCCGGCGTTACTCGCCTTCGATGACGTCCGGCTCCACGCCCAGGTACCCCGCCACCTGCTCCACCAGCACGTCATGCACCAGCTCGGCCAGCTCCGACGGATCCTTCGCCCGCGCCTCCAGCGGCCGCCGGTACAGCACGATCCGAGCCCGCGTCGGCAGCCCCGTCCGGTCCACGCCCGCCGGGACCAGCCGCGACAGCGGTACCGCGCCGTCGTGCAGCACCCCGTCCGCCGGCGAGTGGCCGTTCTCGCGGACCTCCGGCACGTCGTCGACCGCCACGTCGAGCTTCGTCAGCTCGTGGCGCCAGCGGGCCTCGATCGGCTCGAGCGCGTCCAGCACCAGTGCGTCGAACCTCTCCGCGCGGCTCGCGGCGGCGGGCAGGGTTGCCGGATACAGCGTCCCGCGCAGGCCCCGGCCGTGCCGGTCCCGCCGCGAGCGCCGCCGTTGTCGGTAATCACGAGCCGTCGCCACGCCCGAAGTCTATGCGGTCCGCACGTCCCAGCGCGTGTCGCTCCTCCAGGCTTGCGGCGACGCGCTATCGTTTCGTTTCGTGCGGAGCGTACGGAAGTGTTCGCGTACTGGCTGTCTCGAGCCAGCTGTGGCCACGCTGACGTATGCGTACAGCGACTCCACAGCCGTCGTCGGCCCGCTGGCCACCGCCTCCGAACCCCATTCGTACGACCTCTGCGAAGCCCATGCGCTGCGGCTGACCGTCCCCAAGGGCTGGGAAGTCGTCCGCCACGAGGGGGCCTTCGCCGCTCCGGACCCGTCGGCCGACGAACTCACTGCGCTGGCCGAGGCCGTTCGCGAGGCCGGGCGCTCCGACAAACCGGCTCCCGCGCCCGAACCGGAGGGCCCGTCCGGGCGCCGCGGTCACCTGCGGGTCCTCCCCGGCCGCGCCTGAACGCGTAACCCTCTCACCCCGCCGGTAGGCTTTCCGCGCGGCGCAGCGGGCGCCGGGACGACTATTCGCGGGGAGACGGCGTGCCAGACCTTTCGGGCATCGTGAAGGCCTACGACATTCGCGGCGTGGTCGGCGAGCAGCTCGACGCGGACCTCGTCCGCGACTTCGGCGCCGCGTTCGCCCTGCTCATCAAGCCGGAAGCGCCGTCGGTGGTGATCGGCCACGACATGCGTGACTCGTCGCCGGGGCTGGCGGCGGCCTTCGCCGAGGGTGTCACCTCGCAGGGCCTCGACGTCGTGAGCATCGGGCTGGCCAGCACCGACCAGCTGTACTTCGCC
Encoded proteins:
- a CDS encoding SDR family oxidoreductase, producing the protein MAKTLVVVGAGPGLGMGVARAFGRQGFQVGLIARNKDTLDGLVGELAELGVTAAAFPADIRDRAALTEALAAARQALGPVDVLEYSPSPTGAITHAAQTTVASATEQFELHVLGAVTAVGQVLPGMRARGEGTLLLTTGVSSTIAAPFLANVGLAMAGLRNWAHALHAELRPQGIHVATVTIASGVIPGDEVADPDVIGARYYGLYRRRDRAEEVIGDLEAFRALVAGS
- a CDS encoding site-2 protease family protein, coding for MRPSPVFLGILALTVAGGAMAAFGDINTVFVRDRDPLLIAGVVIFVAAGWVASLSLHEFGHAMVAYRGGDYSVAHKGYLTLDVRKYTDPVLSIILPLVFLIIGGIPLPGGAVWINRGALRSRGTSSWVSLAGPLSNLAVGAALALVVALVPMAGGLVIAMSYLALLQVVTFLLNILPIPGLDGWGAIEPYLPPQAREFGARVRPWAPIILFALLWFFRPANAALWDGAYAIFNAFGGYVDGAKIGFSVFQFWN
- a CDS encoding metallopeptidase family protein, with the protein product MATARDYRQRRRSRRDRHGRGLRGTLYPATLPAAASRAERFDALVLDALEPIEARWRHELTKLDVAVDDVPEVRENGHSPADGVLHDGAVPLSRLVPAGVDRTGLPTRARIVLYRRPLEARAKDPSELAELVHDVLVEQVAGYLGVEPDVIEGE
- a CDS encoding glycosyltransferase family 2 protein; translated protein: MERSLPPVSRTAPVLAIVVCHDGENWLPLALSALRRSSVRPRHVLAVDTGSTDATPRLLADAAEDPGPDSSPVLSGVITLSSETGFAAAVAEAVAHATERWGDPGSWLWLLHDDCAPEPDCLEQLLAVATKEPSATVLGSLGLDWTDPRLIVEAGLSTDASGHRQQVATPGEDPVEVLAVPSAGSLVRRDAWDALGGFDPDFPLLREDLDFGWRANAAGGVVLSVPLARVRHARAVTTGQRAADALPGAPAAANRAHGLRVFLVNCSPFSFWLGMIRLPLLAVLRALAFVLLRRTGEARAEFAAVAYLLSGRGGLRAARARRRRNPRPGTVRGLFTGRWARLRNAVRAGVVGLVRRGVENDVALGRVPETVETESAWVTPEALDARENRPVGPDALPAGALRGVSSRGAGLRRPGTLVAVTLPETPAAPVPDDTAPDETPPAEEPELVFVEVNRRRVLAATIFAPPVVLLVVLTALGLVVNRARLGLDLFGGKLLPVGGLGELWTSYLTPWHAIAGGTGAPASATVPVLGTLGALFAPIGGPAALVAILLIGDIPLAALSAYAATRRLRVRRWVRAVVAATYALLPAATAGVAQGRLDVVVVHLVLPLVAAGIAGLLVHADTRWLHVSALSAFGVALLGAFSPLAHGLALAGLLIGFVVLPAPTGLARRIASVGIVVLLPLALLLPWPTVLLKHPELLVQGLGGAAASVSGTDLAGLDPGGPGAWPIGVAVIAAALVAMVVRPTKPAAGGLALAALGAGGLVLVRVVTAVPMQGGAPSHGYAGVPLLIIGAGLLWVVLGSWQRGGTAAVPATWLPKVMAVAGVAVFLALAAGAVVVGAQGPLRAGERPSLAPEVTAELTASGRSVLDLAPDATRQTAGRLPHHGDDELAPTPGTPARLAAWRRALGQGDAPAVQGAVAAAAAAGVQFIVLPPGVDPRAYPPLAKELLSVAAPTSDGRGVLRLLPPAGQVILISPEQAKAAVTGGPAPGNAPGVSPVRADLPDVRVRVSEGPTGRLLVLAAEQEAGWKASVGGKPVPIVPAWGHQVAVSVPQSPSEVTVEYPGTERNLLLLAQLAAVLFTLLTAVPPTNARKSKKRGGHPVA
- a CDS encoding ABC transporter ATP-binding protein — protein: MSTEATSADVAGVSGSVLSISDLSVSFQTEDGVVDAVKGIGFDVQPGEIVAVVGESGSGKSVTSMSVLGLLPKTSRIAGELRLGERNLADLKEKDMQKIRGNQVAMIFQEPMTALNPVYTVGWQLREALRSHLDIAKDAADKRAVELLDMVGIPNPDQRFKQYPHQLSGGLRQRVVIAMAIACDPKVIIADEPTTALDVTVQAEILGLLRKLRDTLDTAIVLITHDMGVVADMADRVIVMYQGEIVEEAPVRELFASPKEDYTRRLLAAVPVLGQRPEGRRLLDDTGIATDSTEAAKIAEEIRLADAELEAVIEEAAPALEIKNLVLEYPGRRGQGKNRAVDDVSLTIAKGEIVGLVGESGSGKSTVGRCAIRLLDPTEGTVSIAGKDITKMSAKELRPLRRYFSIVFQDPASTLDPKMTIGESIAEPMVLHKVLSGKELSARVRSLLDKVELGGHYMNRYPHELSGGQRQRVAIARALSLDPALLIADEPTSALDVSVQARVLDLFLDLQQSLQFACLFISHDLAVVDLLADRVAVMQHGKLVEVGTRDQVLHSPQQEYTKRLLSAAPVADPVLQAERRAAWEAGKLAPVAD
- a CDS encoding DUF3499 domain-containing protein; its protein translation is MRSVRKCSRTGCLEPAVATLTYAYSDSTAVVGPLATASEPHSYDLCEAHALRLTVPKGWEVVRHEGAFAAPDPSADELTALAEAVREAGRSDKPAPAPEPEGPSGRRGHLRVLPGRA
- a CDS encoding WhiB family transcriptional regulator, which gives rise to MSWGEIPEQALGDLTELIDATEEEQDWQERALCAQTDPEAFFPEKGGSTREAKRICLGCEVKDECLEYALAHDERFGIWGGLSERERRKLKKRAI
- the mshB gene encoding N-acetyl-1-D-myo-inositol-2-amino-2-deoxy-alpha-D-glucopyranoside deacetylase, whose product is MISPVSRRLLFVHAHPDDESITTGASIARYAAEGADVTVVTCTLGEEGEIMAGLPELAGLGAWAADQLGGYRVAELEAACAALGVSRHRFLGGIGRWRDSGMAGTPSASHPRAFTGGSAEEQAAQLAEVLDEVRPQVVVTYDAFGGYGHPDHIRAHDITMAAAAGAGSVQRVFHTVTSRSAVRAGLAALRAGEARYRVPDDDELPATPDEEITTVVDVTEYVPAKLAALRAHATQLAVVDGAVPYFALTNEIAQPIPVKDCFVLAHGPAEGAADDLFGGL